The following are encoded in a window of Colletotrichum lupini chromosome 3, complete sequence genomic DNA:
- a CDS encoding eukaryotic translation initiation factor 2 subunit gamma encodes MSHIIRIDPQRGKFQVVTHRKQISRINLDVTKPTNKRPHPPSPSDVPRPVTSQPRRIYPAIHSHPVATMSANGDNKYDDIESESDSGESVEEQTELNEEKTLKPALKKSSNPVTADTTVQRPALPPQTDPKDLDVKTLSPLTPEIIARQATINIGTIGHVAHGKSTVVKAISGVQTVRFKNELIRNITIKLGYANAKIYQCDNQECPRPGCFRSYKSEKEVDPPCEREGCSGTYRLLRHVSFVDCPGHDILMSTMLSGAAVMDAALLLIAGNETCPQPQTSEHLAAIEIMKLDKIIILQNKVDLMREEAAQQHYQSILKFIRGTVAGKSPVIPISAQLKFNIDAVNEAIVNTIPVPPRDFTQDPHMIVIRSFDVNKPGAEIDDLKGGVAGGSILHGVLKLGDEIEIRPGIVTRDDKGALKCTPIFSRIVSLNSEFNDLKYAVPGGLIGVGTRIDPTLCRADRLVGFVLGLKGRLPEIYSEIEVNFYLLRRLLGVRTADGKQAKVAKLTKNEVIMVNIGSTSTGAKVAAIKNDAAKLVLTSPACTNIGEKVALSRRIEKHWRLIGWATIAAGVTLEPSSS; translated from the exons ATGTCGCACAT AATTCGAATCGACCCTCAGCGAGGTAAATTCCAGGTTGTTACTCATCGGAAGCAAATTTCACGGATCAACCTCGACGTCACGAAACCCACGAACAAGAGGCCCCATCCTCCCTCTCCG TCCGACGTCCCCCGACCCGTCACAAGTCAACCTAGACGAATTTACCCCGCCATCCACTCACACCCCGTCGCGACAATGTCTGCCAACGGCGATAACAAGTACGACGACATCGAGTCGGAGTCCGACTCTGGCGAGTCTGTCGAGGAGCAGACCGAGCTCAACGAGGAGAAGACTCTCAAGCCCGCCCTCAAGAAGTCCTCCAACCCCGTTACCGCCGACACCACAGTTCAGCGCCCTGCTCTGCCCCCGCAAACCGATCCCAAAGACCTCGACGTCAAGACCCTCAGCCCCCTCACCCCCGAGATTATCGCTCGCCAAGCAACAATCAACATCGGTACCATCGGCCATGTCGCCCACGGAAAGTCTACCGTCGTCAAGGCCATCTCCGGCGTCCAGACCGTTCGTTTCAAGAACGAGCTGATCCGTAACATTACCATCAAGCTTGGTTACGCCAACGCAAAGATCTACCAGTGCGACAACCAGGAGTGCCCTCGGCCGGGATGCTTCAGGAGTTACAAGAGTGAGAAGGAGGTCGACCCTCCTTGCGAGCGCGAGGGCTGCAGCGGTACCTACAGATTATTGCGCCACGTTTC CTTCGTCGATTGCCCCGGTCACGACATTCTCATGAGCACCATGTTGTCAGGTGCCGCCGTCATGGACGCCGCCCTGCTGCTCATTGCCGGCAACGAAACCTGCCCTCAGCCCCAGACCTCTGAGCACTTGGCTGCCATTGAGATTATGAAGCTGGATAAGATCATTATCCTCCAGAACAAGGTCGATCTTATGCGCGAGGAGGCCGCCCAGCAACACTACCAGTCCATCCTGAAGTTCATCAGAGGTACCGTTGCCGGAAAGTCTCCCGTCATCCCCATCTCTGCCCAGCTCAAGTTCAACATCGACGCCGTCAACGAGGCCATCGTCAACACCATCCCCGTGCCCCCTCGTGACTTCACCCAGGACCCCCACATGATCGTCATTCGATCTTTCGACGTCAACAAGCCCGGTGCTGAGATTGACGACCTCAAGGGAGGTGTCGCTGGTGGCTCCATTCTGCACGGTGTCCTCAAGCTCGGCGACGAGATCGAGATCCGTCCCGGTATCGTCACGAGAGATGACAAGGGTGCCCTCAAGTGCACTCCCATCTTCAGCAGAATCGTCTCCCTCAACTCCGAGTTCAACGACCTCAAGTACGCCGTTCCCGGTGGTCTCATCGGTGTCGGTACCCGCATCGACCCCACCCTCTGCAGAGCCGATCGTCTCGTCGGTTTCGTCCTGGGTCTCAAGGGACGCCTGCCCGAGATCTACAGCGAGATCGAGGTCAACTTCTACCTCCTGCGCCGCCTCCTCGGTGTCCGCACCGCCGACGGCAAGCAGGCCAAGGTCGCCAAGCTCACCAAGAACGAGGTCATCATGGTCAACATTGGTTCCACGTCCACCGGTGCCAAGGTTGCCGCTATCAAGAACGATGCCGCCAAGCTCGTCCTCACCTCCCCTGCCTGCACAAACATTGGCGAGAAGGTCGCTCTGTCCCGTCGTATTGAGAAGCATTGGCGTCTGATTGGTTGGGCCACCATCGCTGC TGGTGTCACTCTCGAGCCCAGCTCGTCTTAA
- a CDS encoding cyclophilin type peptidyl-prolyl cis-trans isomerase/CLD encodes MRTLLPKMTLGLTAWLDSSSDDDMGPQLPSEAPKKKKRRVLPHEKLYIAALPKSTRYSKSLMHKEQLSFVTVTPLTDFIITSSVDGVVKFWKKVAEGIEFVKEFKAHADEIRSVSVSQDGRSFATAGADKTVKIFDVITFDLLAMLKLTFVPRCLCWVHNRGASLPLLAVSEETNSKIHIFDGRGERQDPIHTIKSLHRSPVSIMAFNSAYDCVLSADDKGMLEYWRPSGDYEKPDNVFEFKASTNLFDFKKAKAVPTSITISPTGKQFAAFSQPDRKIRIFDFASGKLYRTYDESLQVIEDMQHAGLALQKLETVEFGRRFAVEREIDSTAYRDKANVIFDESGNFILYGSISGVKVLNTYTNQIVKVYGKEENFRAVNLAIYQGQPQKKGITTVEMGASANPLLQESESRDPILITTGVNKQRFYLFTNDEEISKSVRDVQNEKPTMLGQKKAEEAKKAETGTAAVIHTNYGDIHIRLFPDAAPKAVENFVTHSKSGYYNNTIFHRVIRKFMIQGGDPLGDGTGGESIWGKEFADEFSSLKHDKPYTVSMANAGPNTNGSQFFITTEKTPWLDGKHTIFGRATQGFDVVHKIENARTYKERPEEDIKILNIDIKGISEMEWKKQFDDAASPQASQLIQTGLTMQLHISSNDVWAYLLFNGAHIRSTNVDSEDSALNHLTYGNFIDAGLRIPYLRCMFAIEVSGPVCHVRRSQGRRSRNVEAEMVVGRAKPGNSFYLYKSDVGFGTLSAVRLNWEGRRTKRSLSLGTLTGITQPFKDSSRTEQPPFNHTFTISNPTQNSDPKPLTKRVLAAPVGVEAGKRKLEQLETCDDYLSFQNTSSRLIQHQNGALFAPPRSAPNYNARDHSSTSSLRRIVPATANASSRLYKRSKSLAETGQPDISSQYGRISSPISLIGQSSPTSFLTSGAISTSTGSPLTPVSLVIKPDDETRSPVLSLPSPASPEDSRLSVNYLISSSSRVMHGANKGVIHPSGPPLYNSECKQNVSEEATFYGFDLGIPDADIAQNDDAGSISSTASSTRHYRHCLQAMCGGSYSQQSGTINGTMPRVWYYGQPIPIWIPRSIEPIPAKLRENPMNILYFHHFLNHTARVLVPYDDPQSNPFRTILPQMAVGNDHLLSLLLAYSVTAAHRSRLLGKKEPQMRIAIWVQDIFPALRQALNDKDKIISNTSLATAIMLASLEIISPTAFGFDIPWQRHLNLARTLMWRRLADLRRTAENGLREDSACAFLWSWFAYLDVLGSLSGGGVPDADSSRFWLLEYTVHNPGDSQDEIDCVMGFTTRCVQILAQIAELARRCDEQRFALSGSSPQLAWYPNAACVERAQLLEQELFNSMAQPSCPSRHITTINTPSQNLGQDTGIKIEGRDNRGEIVQLNEAFHWAGLVHLHRRILGKPPGHEDVQGPVGRIVACLEGIAPGGSAETGFLFPMFTAGCHALERPQRSQILERFRSVERNGMTQVYKARVLMENVWLTGQPWEPLLCTEFIGEASYGYQHILSSSRYL; translated from the exons ATGCGGACCTTGTTGCCCAAGATGACG CTTGGACTAACGGCGTGGCTAGACAGCTCCTCCGATGACGATATGGGTCCCCAGCTCCCCTCCGAAGCaccaaagaagaagaagcgtCGCGTGCTTCCACACGAGAAGCTCTATATTGCTGCGCTGCCCAAGTCAACCCGGTACTCCAAGTCTCTGATGCACAAGGAGCAGCTGTCTTTCGTTACAGTGACGCCTCTGACGGACTTCATTATTACCTCATCTGTCGACGGTGTCGTCAAATTCTGGAAAAAGGTGGCTGAGGGGATAGAGTTCGTCAAGGAGTTCAAGGCACATGCGGACGAGATCAGGTCCGTCTCCGTCAGCCAGGACGGGAGAAGCTTTGCAACCGCCGGGGCAGACAAGACTGTTAAAATCTTCGATGTCATCACGTTTGATCTTCTGGCGATGCTGAAGTTGACCTTTGTGCCGAGATGTCTTTGCTGGGTTCACAACCGAGGGGCTTCGCTACCTCTCCTTGCGGTGTCCGAGGAAACCAACTCCAAAATCCACATTTTCGATGGCAGGGGAGAGAGGCAAGACCCGATTCACACAATCAAGTCTCTACACAGAAGTCCGGTCTCAATCATGGCTTTCAATAGTGCCTACGACTGCGTGCTGTCTGCGGACGACAAGGGCATGCTGGAGTACTGGCGACCAAGCGGCGACTACGAGAAACCGGACAATGTATTCGAATTCAAGGCTTCAACAAATTTATTCGACTTCAAGAAGGCGAAAGCAGTGCCGACATCTATCACGATTTCACCGACAGGCAAGCAATTTGCCGCCTTCTCTCAGCCAGACAGGAAAATCCGAATCTTTGACTTTGCGTCTGGAAAGCTGTATCGAACATATGACGAATCTCTTCAAGTGATTGAGGATATGCAGCATGCTGGTTTGGCACTGCAAAAACTCGAAACTGTGGAGTTCGGCCGCAGGTTCGCGGTCGAGCGAGAAATTGACTCGACAGCGTACAGAGATAAGGCGAACGTCATTTTTGACGAGTCTGGCAACTTTATTCTTTACGGCTCAATATCCGGCGTTAAAGTGCTGAATACCTATACCAACCAGATCGTCAAGGTGTACGGTAAAGAAGAGAACTTCAGAGCCGTCAACCTGGCGATATACCAAGGTCAACCGCAGAAGAAGGGCATTACTACAGTCGAGATGGGTGCTTCTGCCAATCCCCTGCTCCAGGAGTCCGAGTCCAGAGACCCCATCTTGATAACGACAGGAGTCAACAAGCAGCGATTTTACTTGTTTACCAATGACGAAGAAATCTCAAAGTCAGTGCGAGACGTTCAGAACGAGAAGCCTACAATGCTTGGCCAGAAGAAGGCAGAAGAGGCCAAGAAAGCAGAGACCGGAACCGCCGCAGTAATCCACACCAACTATGGTGACATTCACATTCGTCTCTTCCCCGATGCGGCACCCAAGGCTGTTGAGAACTTTGTCACCCACTCAAAGAGTGGTTACTACAACAATACGATCTTCCATCGTGTGATTCGCAAGTTCATGATCCAAGGTGGAGATCCACTCGGCGACGGCACGGGTGGCGAGAGTATATGGGGAAAGGAATTCGCAGATGAATTCAGCAGTCTGAAGCACGACAAGCCATACACAGTCAGCATGGCTAATGCAGGCCCAAACACCAATGGCAGTCAGTTCTTTATTACAACGGAAAAGACG CCTTGGCTGGACGGGAAGCACACCATTTTCGGGCGAGCAACCCAAGGGTTCGACGTTGTCCACAAGATCGAGAACGCGCGGACGTATAAGGAGAGACCAGAGGAGGACATCAAGATCCTCAACATCGACATC AAGGGCATAAGTGAAATGGAGTGGAAAAAGCAATTCGATGATGCAGCATCCCCGCAAGCCTCGCAACTGATACAGACGGGCCTCACGATGCAGCTGCATATCAGCTCAA ACGACGTTTGGGCGTACCTCTTGTTCAACGGCGCGCACATCCGTTCTACGAA CGTTGATAGTGAAGACAGTGCGCTCAACCATCTCACATATGGAAATTTCATAGACGCAGGCCTCCGGATTCCCTACCTGCGCTGCATGTTCGC GATCGAGGTTTCTGGTCCAGTATGCCACGTCCGAAGAAGCCAGGGGCGCCGGAGCCGAAACGTCGAAGCCGAAATGGTTGTTG GCCGTGCAAAGCCCGGAAA TTCGTTTTATCTGTACAAAAGTGATGTTGGCTTTGGGACACTATCTGC TGTACGACTAAATTGGGAGGGCCGTCGAACGAAGAGATCTCTTTCTTTGGGAACACTCACGGGGATCACTCAGCCATTTAAAGACTCCTCCCGCACTGAACAACCGCCGTTCAATCATACGTTTACCATTAGCAACCCGACTCAGAATTCGGATCCGAAGCCTTTAACGAAACGCGTCCTCGCTGCTCCTGTCGGCGTCGAGGCAGGGAAAAGAAAGCTTGAGCAGTTAGAGACTTGTGATGACTACTTGAGTTTTCAGAATACGTCCTCCCGATTGATCCAGCACCAGAATGGCGCCCTATTTGCTCCACCGCGCAGTGCACCAAACTACAATGCACGAGACCACTCCTCGACATCAAGCCTCCGTCGAATCGTTCCCGCGACTGCAAACGCTTCGTCAAGATTATACAAGAGGTCCAAATCCCTCGCTGAGACAGGTCAACCGGATATATCGAGCCAGTACGGCCGCATATCTTCGCCAATCTCTCTAATCGGGCAAAGCTCTCCCACGTCTTTCCTAACCTCGGGTGCTATCTCAACGTCGACCGGTTCCCCCTTGACGCCCGTCTCGTTGGTGATCAAGCCTGACGATGAGACGAGATCGCCTGTCTTGAGCCTTCCTTCACCGGCGTCTCCAGAAGATAGTCGACTATCTGTGAACTATCTAATCTCGAGTTCTTCCCGCGTTATGCATGGTGCAAACAAGGGAGTAATTCATCCATCTGGTCCGCCTCTGTACAACTCTGAATGCAAGCAAAATGTATCAGAAGAAGCTACATTTTATGGCTTCGATCTTGGCATTCCAGATGCTGACATTGCCCAGAATGATGACGCGGGATCCATATCTTCAACAGCATCTTCTACTAGACATTATAGGCACTGCCTCCAAGCTATGTGTGGTGGATCCTATTCCCAACAATCCGGGACCATTAATGGCACGATGCCAAGGGTCTGGTACTATGGCCAGCCTATTCCGATATGGATACCGCGAAGCATTGAGCCCATCCCCGCCAA GCTTCGAGAAAACCCAATGAATATCCTT TACTTC CATCACTTTTTGAACCATACGGCCAGGG TTCTCGTGCCTTATGACGACCCCCAATCCAACCCGTTTCGCACGATTCTGCCGCAGATGGCTGTCGGTAACGACCACCTCCTCAGCTTACTCCTGGCCTACTCGG TCACAGCCGCCCATAGGTCAAGACTTCTCGGAAAGAAGGAACCACAGATGAGGATAGCAATCTGGGTGCAGGACATCTTTCCAGCACTGCGGCAGGCCCTCAACGACAAGGACAAAATCATTTCAAACACGAGCCTCGCCACCGCCATCATGCTCGCCTCGCTGGAGATCATCTCGCCCACGGCGTTCGGGTTCGATATCCCCTGGCAGCGGCACCTGAACCTGGCCCGGACGCTCATGTGGAGGCGGCTGGCGGACCTGCGCAGGACCGCCGAGAACGGTCTACGGGAGGACAGCGCGTGTGCCTTCCTGTGGAGCTGGTTCGCGTACTTGGATGTCCTGGGGAGCTTGAGCGGTGGTGGCGTCCCCGACGCGGATTCCTCGAGGTTCTGGCTGCTTGAGTATACGGTCCACAATCCCGGCGACAGCCAGGATGAGATTGACTGCGTCATGGGCTTCACCACGCGCTGTGTCCAGATCCTAGCCCAGATCGCGGAGCTGGCGCGCCGCTGCGACGAGCAGCGATTCGCGCTAAGCGGTTCCTCGCCGCAACTCGCCTGGTATCCGAATGCGGCTTGTGTCGAGCGGGCTCAGTTGTTGGAGCAGGAGCTTTTTAACAGCATGGCGCAGCCGTCCTGCCCGAGCAGGCATATTACTACCATCAACACCCCGAGCCAGAACCTAGGCCAGGACACCGGCATCAAAATCGAAGGGCGGGATAATAGGGGGGAGATCGTCCAATTGAACGAGGCATTCCACTGGGCTGGGCTTGTGCACCTACACAGGCGCATCCTGGGTAAGCCGCCTGGCCACGAAGACGTCCAGGGACCGGTAGGCAGGATCGTGGCGTGCTTGGAGGGTATTGCGCCTGGCGGGTCGGCGGAGACGGGGTTCTTGTTTCCCATGTTCACAGCTGGGTGTCATGCGCTGGAGAGGCCGCAGAGGAGCCAGATTTTGGAGAGGTTTCGGAGTGTGGAGAGGAATGGGATGACGCAG GTCTACAAGGCGAGAGTGCTCATGGAAAATGTGTGGCTTACGGGGCAGCCGTGGGAGCCTTTGCTGTGTACGGAATTCATTGG GGAAGCATCATACGGGTACCAGCATATTTTGTCATCTTCACGATATTTATGA
- a CDS encoding 3-deoxy-7-phosphoheptulonate synthase yields MSVSQLSRPPGHRAQSFFIENKNVGNKAESEDWRIRGYNPLTSPDLLQHEIAQTPKSKQTVIEGRDESVAIVNGTDKKERLLVIIGPCSIHDPKAALEYCDMLLQEKEKHKDELLIVMRSYLEKPRTTVGWKGLINDPDIDNSFKINKGLRLSRQLFVDLTDKGMPIASEMLDTISPQFLADLLSVGAVGARTTESQLHRELASGLSFPVGFKNGTDGSLGVSIDAIGAVRHPHHFLSVTKPGVVAVVGTLGNEDCFTILRGGTRGTNYDAKSIAEAKAALEKAGLPQRLMVDCSHGNSLKNHKNQPKVAADLAGQIAGGETGIMGVMIESNINEGNQKVPKEGKEGLKYGVSITDACIHWDDTISVLDQLANAVKQRREVISKNGA; encoded by the exons ATGTCTGTAAGTCAGCTCTCGCGACCCCCCGGCCACCGCGCGCAA AGCTTCTTCATCGAGAACAAAAATGTTGGCAACAAGGCCGAGAGCGAAGATTGGAGAA TTCGCGGCTACAACCCGCTGACGTCGCCCGATCTGCTCCAGCATGAGATTGCCCAAACCCCCAAGTCGAAGCAAACAGTGATCGAGGGCCGTGACGAGTCCGTCGCTATCGTCAATGGAACCGACAAGAAGGAGAGACTACTGGTCATCATTGGCCCTTGCTCCATCCACGACCCCAAAGCTGCTCTCGAGTACTGCGACATGTTGCTACaagagaaggagaagcaCAAGGACGAGCTCCTCATCGTGATGCGCTCCTACCTCGAGAAGCCCCGCACGACAGTCGGATGGAAGGGGTTGATCAACGACCCGGATATCGACAACAGCTTCAAGATCAACAAGGGTCTGCGCCTGTCGAGACAGCTCTTCGTCGACCTCACCGACAAGGGCATGCCCATTGCCAGCGAGATGCTCGATACCATTTCGCCCCAGTTCCTTGCCGATCTGCTGTCCGTCGGCGCTGTTGGCGCGAGAACCACCGAGAGTCAGCTGCACCGAGAGCTTGCGAGCGGTCTCAGTTTCCCCGTTGGATTCAAGAACGGCACTGACGGCTCGCTCGGCGTCTCCATTGATGCCATTGGCGCCGTCAGACACCCTCACCACTTCCTTTCTGTTACCAAGCCCGGTGTCGTGGCCGTCGTCGGTACCCTGGGCAACGAGGACTGCTTCACGATTCTCAGAGGTGGTACTCGTGGCACCAACTACGATGCCAAGAGCATTGCTGAGGCTAAGGCTGCCCTGGAGAAGGCCGGTCTTCCCCAAAGACTCATGGTCGATTGCTCCCACGGCAACTCTCTGAAGAACCACAAGAACCAGCCCAAGGTTGCTGCAGACCTCGCTGGCCAGATTGCCGGCGGCGAGACTGGCATCATGGGTGTCATGATTGAGAGCAACATCAACGAGG GCAACCAAAAGGTGCCGAAGGAGGGCAAAGAGGGCCTGAAGTACGGAGTCAGCATCACAGACGCATGCATCCACTGGGATGACACCATCTCTGTGCTCGACCAACTGGCCAACGCAGTGAAGCAGCGCCGCGAAGTCATCAGCAAGAATGGTGCTTGA
- a CDS encoding cytochrome c1: MLARSCLRSARTFTNGAVTISKRAASTSSGAGAEASSRLNLAAVTSTSLALGSMAWYYHLYGPSANAAAPAEEGLHPTNYPWVHEQWFKTFDHQALRRGFQVYREVCASCHSLSRVPYRTLVGTVLTVDEAKAMAEENEYPGEPNEQGDIEMRPGKLSDYMPDPYKNEEAARFANNGALPPDLSLIVKARHGGCNYIFSLLTGYPEEPPAGAVVAPGMNFNPYFPGTGIAMARVLYEDLVEYEDGTPASTSQMAKDVVEFLNWAAEPEMDDRKRMGMKVLVVSASLWALSVWVKKYKWAWLKSRKLAYDPPKDTKVRH, from the exons ATGTTGGCAAGGTCCTGCTTGCGCTCGGCGCGCACTTTCACAAATGGCGCTGTCACGATTTCAAAG CGTGCCGCCTCTACTTCCAGCGGCGCTGGTGCCGAAGCTTCCTCTAGATTGAACCTCGCCGCCGTCACGTCGACGTCTCTCGCCTTGGGCTCCATGGCCTGGTACTACCACCTCTACGGACCTTCCGCCAACGCTGCCGCACCGGCTGAGGAGGG TCTTCACCCTACCAACTACCCCTGGGTTCACGAGCAATGGTTCAAGACCTTTGATCACCAGGC TCTCCGCCGTGGTTTCCAGGTCTACCGCGAGGTTTGCGCCTCTTGCCACTCTCTCAGCCGTGTCCCCTACCGAACTCTCGTCGGTACCGTCTTGACCGTCGACGAGGCCAAGGCCATGGCCGAGGAGAACGAGTACCCCGGTGAGCCCAACGAGCAGGGTGACATCGAGATGCGCCCCGGCAAGCTCTCCGACTACATGCCCGACCCCTACAAGAACGAGGAGGCTGCCCGTTTCGCCAACAACGGTGCCCTTCCCCCCGACCTGAGCTTGATCGTCAAGGCCCGCCACGGTGGCTGCAACTACATCTTCAGCTTGTTGACCGGTTACCCCGAGGAGCCCCCTGCGGGCGCCGTCGTCGCTCCCGGCATGAACTTCAACCCCTACTTCCCCGGTACCGGTATCGCCATGGCCCGTGTCCTTTACGAGGACCTCGTCGAGTACGAGGACGGCACTCCCGCTTCCACCTCGCAGATGGCCAAGGACGTTGTCGAGTTCCTCAACTGGGCTGCTGAGCCCGAGATGGACGACCGCAAGCGCATGGGTATGAAGGTTCTCGTTGTTTCGGCCTCTCTCTGGGCCCTCAGCGTCTGGGTTAAGAAGTACAAGTGGGCCTGGCTCAAGTCGAGAAAGCTCGCGTACGACCCTCCCAAGGACACCAAGGTTCGCCACTAA
- a CDS encoding 26S protease regulatory subunit 7, whose amino-acid sequence MPSATGQNWEKYQKTYADDEVEEKKITPLTDEDIQVLKTYGAAPYGAAIKKLEQQIKEKQTSVDEKIGVKESDTGLAPPHLWDVAADRQRMSEEQPLQVARCTKIIPDEKDDSKSKYVINVKQIAKFVVQLGERVSPTDIEEGMRVGVDRNKYQILLPLPPKIDASVTMMTVEEKPDVTYGDVGGSKEQVEKLREVVEMPLLSPERFVNLGIDPPKGALLYGPPGTGKTLCARAVANRTDATFIRVIGSELVQKYVGEGARMVRELFEMARTKKACIIFFDEIDAIGGARFDDGAGGDNEVQRTMLELITQLDGFDARGNIKVMFATNRPSTLDPALMRPGRIDRKIEFSLPDLEGRANILRIHAKSMSVERDIRWELISRLCPNATGAELRSVCTEAGMFAIRARRKVATEKDFLSAVDKVIKANLKFNSTASYMQYN is encoded by the exons ATG CCTTCCGCTACCGGCCAGAACTGGGAGAAATACCAGAAGACCTACGCAGACGACGAGGTTGAAGAGAAGAAGATCACACCGCTTACCGATGA AGATATCCAAGTGCTCAAGACCTACGGTGCCGCCCCGTACGGTGCTGCCATCAAGAAGCTCGAGCAACAGATCAAGGAGAAGCAAACGAGTGTAGATGAGAAGATTGGCGTCAAG GAATCCGATACGGGTCTTGCCCCTCCTCACCTTTGGGATGTAGCAGCAGACCGACAACGCATGTCGGAAGAACAGCCTCTCCAGGTCGCCCGGTGTACAAAGATCATTCCCGACGAGAAGGACGACTCTAAGAGCAAATATGTCATCAACGTCAAGCAGATTGCCAAGTTCGTCGTACAGCTCGGCGAGAGAGTGAGCCCTACGGATATCGAAGAGGGCATGCGAGTGGGTGTCGATAGGAACAAGTACCAGATTCTTCTGCCGCTCCCGCCCAAGATCGACGCCAGTGTTACGATGATGACGGTCGAGGAGAAGCCCGATGTTACATACGGAGATGTTGGTGGTTCAAAGGAGCAGGTCGAGAAGTTGCGCGAAGTCGTCGAGATGCCCCTCTTGTCGCCAGAGCGGTTCGTCAACCTCGGTATCGACCCCCCGAAGGGTGCGCTGCTGTACGGACCCCCTGGTACCGGAAAGACCCTTTGCGCTCGAGCTGTCGCCAACAGAACAGACGCCACCTTCATCCGAGTCATCGGCAGTGAGTTGGTCCAGAAGTACGTCGGTGAGGGTGCAAGAATGGTGCGCGAGCTTTTCGAGATGGCGCGGACGAAGAAGGCCTGCATTATCTTCTTTGACGAAATCGACGCCATTGGTGGTGCCCGTTTCGATGACGGTGCCGGTGGAGACAACGAGGTTCAGAGAACTATGCTGGAGCTCATTACCCAGCTGGACGGTTTCGACGCTCGTGGCAATATCAAGGTCATGTTCGCGACCAACAGACCTTCCACTCTCGATCCCGCCCTGATGAGACCCGGCCGTATCGATCGTAAGATCGAATTCTCCCTGCCCGACCTCGAGGGTCGCGCCAACATTTTGCGTATTCACGCTAAGAGCATGTCCGTCGAGCGTGACATTCGGTGGGAGCTCATCTCGCGTCTGTGCCCCAACGCCACAGGTGCCGAGCTTCGCAGTGTCTGCACGGAGGCCGGTATGTTCGCCATCCGCGCCCGGAGAAAGGTGGCGACGGAGAAGGACTTCCTCAGCGCCGTGGACAAGGTCATCAAGGCCAACCTCAAGTTCAACTCGACGGCCAGCTACATGCAATACAACTAA